The Rhodopseudomonas palustris genome window below encodes:
- a CDS encoding primosomal protein N', which yields MDDSPTSPARPSATRVVDVQVPVAIDQAYSYRVPRGLDLKPGDVVAVPLGPREVMGVVWAENENPDPRLHNRLKDVSEKLDVPPLREELRRLVDWVANYTLSPRGQVLRMTLRMGELGPERVRTGVRLIGPPPQRMTPARRRLIEILSDGLLHGKSDAAKEAGCSPGVIDGLVDEGTLGVEAMPREPTAPAPDPDFAPADFSPEQAAAAETMRALVTDGGFQAALLDGVTGSGKTEVYFEAVAEVIRQGRQTLILMPEIALTGQFLDRFALRFGVRPLEWHSELTPRTRARNWAAIAAGEAQVVVGARSALFLPYADLGLIIVDEEHDQAYKQEDGAHYHARDMAVVRASIAKIPIVLASATPSVETEVNARKGRYKRIPLPSRFGGQHMPQIEAIDLRRAPPMRGRFISPPLAEQIGHAIERREQALLFLNRRGYAPLTLCRACGHRFACTICDAWLVDHRFRQRLVCHHCGFSMPRPHQCPHCGAEESLVAVGPGVERLQEEAASLFPNARTMVLSSDLITSIEAMRSELNDIAEGRVDIIIGTQLVAKGHNFPRLNLVGVVDADLGLSNGDPRAAERTFQLLNQVIGRAGRDQGRGVGFLQTHQPEHPVMKALVACDREAFYASEIDARERTLYPPFGRLASLIISAGDRPTAEGFARKLASCAPVDERVQVLGPAEAPLAVIKGRYRFRLLVKSVRSFDLSNYLRQWLALGPKTKGNLKLEVDVDPQSFL from the coding sequence ATGGACGACTCTCCCACCAGCCCGGCCCGGCCCTCGGCGACGCGCGTCGTCGACGTGCAGGTACCGGTCGCGATCGACCAGGCCTATTCGTACCGGGTGCCGCGCGGGCTCGATCTGAAGCCCGGCGATGTCGTCGCTGTGCCGCTCGGGCCGCGCGAGGTGATGGGGGTGGTCTGGGCCGAGAACGAAAATCCCGATCCGCGGCTGCATAACCGGCTCAAGGACGTCTCCGAAAAGCTCGACGTGCCGCCGCTGCGCGAGGAGCTGCGCCGGCTGGTCGACTGGGTCGCCAACTACACGCTGTCGCCGCGCGGCCAGGTGCTGCGGATGACGCTGCGGATGGGCGAACTCGGGCCGGAGCGGGTGCGGACGGGAGTCCGCCTGATCGGCCCCCCGCCGCAGCGGATGACGCCGGCGCGGCGGCGCCTGATCGAGATCCTGTCCGACGGCCTGCTGCACGGCAAATCGGACGCGGCGAAGGAGGCGGGCTGCAGCCCCGGCGTGATCGACGGGCTGGTCGACGAGGGCACGCTCGGCGTCGAGGCGATGCCGCGCGAGCCCACGGCGCCGGCGCCCGATCCGGATTTCGCACCGGCGGATTTCTCGCCGGAGCAGGCGGCGGCGGCCGAGACGATGCGGGCGCTGGTGACGGATGGTGGCTTTCAGGCTGCGCTGCTCGACGGCGTCACCGGCTCCGGCAAGACCGAAGTGTATTTCGAGGCGGTCGCCGAGGTCATCCGTCAGGGGCGGCAGACGCTGATCCTGATGCCGGAGATCGCCCTGACCGGGCAATTCCTCGACCGCTTCGCGCTACGCTTCGGCGTGCGGCCGCTGGAATGGCATTCCGAGCTGACGCCGCGCACTCGCGCCCGCAACTGGGCGGCGATCGCGGCCGGCGAGGCGCAGGTCGTGGTCGGGGCGCGCTCGGCGCTGTTTCTGCCCTACGCCGATCTCGGGCTGATCATCGTCGATGAGGAGCACGACCAGGCCTACAAGCAGGAAGACGGCGCGCATTATCACGCCCGCGACATGGCGGTGGTGCGGGCGTCGATCGCGAAAATTCCGATCGTGCTGGCGTCCGCCACGCCGTCGGTCGAGACCGAGGTCAATGCCCGCAAGGGCCGCTACAAGCGGATTCCGCTGCCGTCGCGGTTCGGTGGCCAGCATATGCCGCAGATCGAGGCGATCGATCTGCGCCGGGCGCCGCCGATGCGCGGGCGGTTCATCTCGCCGCCGCTCGCCGAGCAGATCGGTCACGCGATCGAGCGCCGCGAACAGGCGCTGCTGTTTCTCAACCGCCGCGGCTATGCGCCGCTGACGCTGTGCCGCGCCTGCGGTCACCGCTTCGCCTGCACGATCTGTGACGCGTGGCTGGTCGATCACCGCTTCCGCCAGCGGTTGGTGTGCCACCATTGCGGCTTCTCGATGCCGCGCCCGCACCAATGCCCGCATTGCGGCGCCGAGGAATCTTTAGTCGCAGTCGGACCCGGCGTCGAACGGTTGCAAGAGGAGGCGGCGAGCCTGTTTCCGAACGCGCGCACCATGGTGCTGTCGAGCGATCTGATCACTTCGATCGAGGCGATGCGCAGCGAACTCAACGACATCGCCGAAGGCCGGGTCGACATCATCATCGGCACCCAGCTTGTGGCGAAGGGTCACAACTTCCCGCGGCTGAATCTGGTCGGCGTGGTCGATGCCGACCTCGGCCTTTCCAACGGAGACCCGCGTGCCGCCGAGCGGACCTTTCAATTGCTCAATCAGGTGATCGGCCGCGCCGGCCGCGATCAAGGCCGCGGCGTGGGGTTTCTGCAGACGCATCAGCCGGAGCATCCGGTGATGAAGGCGCTGGTCGCGTGCGATCGCGAGGCGTTCTACGCCAGCGAAATCGACGCGCGCGAGCGCACGTTGTATCCGCCGTTCGGCCGGCTCGCGAGCCTGATCATTTCAGCCGGCGATCGTCCGACCGCCGAAGGCTTTGCGCGCAAGCTGGCGTCCTGCGCGCCGGTCGACGAGCGCGTGCAGGTGCTGGGACCGGCGGAAGCACCGCTCGCGGTGATCAAGGGCCGCTATCGATTTCGGCTGCTGGTGAAGTCGGTGCGGTCGTTCGATTTGTCGAACTACTTGCGGCAATGGCTGGCACTGGGGCCGAAGACGAAAGGAAACCTGAAGCTCGAGGTCGACGTCGATCCGCAAAGCTTCCTGTAA
- a CDS encoding UDP-glucuronic acid decarboxylase family protein, with protein sequence MRLSRRILVSGGAGFIGSHLCDKLLAEGHEVLCVDNYFTGWRRNIEHLVGAPRFEVMRHDVTFPLYVEVDDIYNLACPASPVHYQHDPVQTLKTSVHGAINMLGLAKRTRAKIFQASTSEVYGDPTVHPQPESYWGHVNPLGIRACYDEGKRAAETLFFDYHRQHKVRIKVARIFNTYGPRMHPNDGRVVSNFIVQALSGNDITIYGDGRQTRSFCYVTDLLDGFGRLMASGDDFIGPVNLGNPVEFSMRELAEMVIAMTDSKSKLIYLPLPADDPKQRQPDITLARSALGWEPKVALADGLKETIGYFRKLLAS encoded by the coding sequence ATGCGACTTTCTCGACGAATTCTCGTGAGCGGCGGCGCCGGCTTCATCGGCTCGCATCTGTGCGACAAGTTGCTCGCCGAGGGCCACGAAGTCCTCTGCGTCGACAACTACTTCACCGGCTGGCGGCGCAATATCGAGCATCTGGTCGGCGCGCCGCGCTTCGAGGTGATGCGCCACGACGTCACCTTTCCGCTCTATGTCGAGGTCGACGACATCTACAACCTCGCCTGCCCGGCCTCGCCGGTGCACTACCAGCACGATCCGGTGCAGACGCTGAAGACCAGCGTGCACGGCGCCATCAACATGCTGGGCCTCGCCAAGCGCACCCGCGCGAAGATCTTCCAGGCCTCGACCAGCGAGGTCTATGGCGACCCGACCGTGCATCCGCAGCCGGAAAGCTATTGGGGCCACGTCAATCCGCTCGGCATCCGGGCCTGCTACGATGAAGGCAAGCGCGCCGCCGAGACGCTGTTCTTCGACTACCACCGCCAGCACAAGGTGCGGATCAAGGTGGCGCGGATCTTCAATACCTACGGACCGCGGATGCATCCGAACGACGGCCGCGTGGTGTCGAACTTCATCGTCCAGGCGCTGTCGGGCAACGACATCACGATCTATGGCGACGGCCGCCAGACGCGCTCGTTCTGCTACGTTACCGATCTGCTCGACGGCTTCGGGCGGCTGATGGCTTCAGGCGACGATTTCATCGGGCCGGTCAATCTCGGCAATCCGGTCGAGTTCAGCATGCGCGAGCTCGCCGAGATGGTGATCGCAATGACCGATTCGAAATCGAAGCTGATCTACCTGCCGCTGCCGGCGGACGATCCGAAGCAGCGTCAGCCCGATATCACGCTGGCGCGCAGCGCGCTGGGCTGGGAGCCGAAGGTCGCGCTCGCCGACGGGCTCAAGGAGACGATCGGCTACTTCCGCAAGCTGCTGGCCTCGTGA
- a CDS encoding F0F1 ATP synthase subunit delta: MASEDPSVSGVSGRYATALFELARDEKVVDAVTADLDKFTAMLADSPDLLRLVRSPVFGAEAQTKALGAVLDKAGIAGISANFLKLLAANRRLFVVADVIRAYRALVARFRGEATADVTVAEKLNDKNLEALKAALKAVTGKDVTLNINVDPAIIGGLVVKLGSRMVDSSIRTKLNSIKHAMKEAG; this comes from the coding sequence GTGGCATCTGAAGATCCATCGGTATCCGGAGTCTCCGGTCGTTACGCGACCGCCCTGTTTGAATTGGCTCGCGACGAGAAAGTCGTCGATGCCGTCACCGCCGATCTGGACAAGTTCACCGCCATGCTGGCGGACAGTCCCGATCTGCTGCGGCTGGTTCGCAGCCCGGTGTTCGGCGCCGAGGCGCAGACCAAGGCGCTCGGTGCGGTGCTCGACAAGGCCGGGATCGCCGGCATCAGCGCCAACTTCCTGAAGCTGCTCGCCGCCAATCGCCGTCTGTTCGTCGTCGCCGACGTGATTCGCGCCTATAGGGCGCTGGTCGCCAGGTTCAGGGGCGAGGCGACCGCCGACGTCACCGTCGCCGAGAAGCTCAACGACAAGAATCTCGAGGCGCTGAAGGCCGCGCTGAAGGCGGTGACCGGCAAGGACGTCACCCTCAATATCAACGTCGATCCGGCGATCATCGGCGGGCTTGTCGTCAAGCTCGGCAGCCGCATGGTCGACAGTTCGATCCGCACCAAACTCAATTCGATCAAGCACGCGATGAAAGAGGCAGGCTGA
- the atpA gene encoding F0F1 ATP synthase subunit alpha, with amino-acid sequence MDIRAAEISAILKDQIKNFGQEAEVTEVGQVLSVGDGIARVYGLDNVQAGEMVEFENGTRGMALNLETDNVGVVIFGADREIKEGQTVKRTRSIVDTPVGKGLLGRVVDALGNPIDGKGPIQATERKRVDVKAPGIIPRKSVNEPMATGLKAIDALIPVGRGQRELIIGDRQTGKTAIALDTILNQKPLNVEGAPEAQKLYCVYVAVGQKRSTVAQFVKVLEEQGALEYSIVVAATASDPAPMQYIAPFTGCTMGEYFRDNGMHAVIIYDDLSKQAVAYRQMSLLLRRPPGREAYPGDVFYLHSRLLERAAKLNDDHGSGSLTALPVIETQANDVSAYIPTNVISITDGQIFLETDLFFQGIRPAVNVGLSVSRVGSSAQTKAMKKVAGKIKGELAQYREMAAFAQFGSDLDASTQRLLNRGARLTELLKQPQFSPLKMEEQVVVIYAGVNGYLDALPVAKVRAFEDGLLSLLRGKEVGILDAIRTSRDLSDDTAAKLKSVVESYAKTFA; translated from the coding sequence ATGGACATCCGCGCCGCGGAAATTTCCGCGATCCTCAAGGACCAGATCAAGAATTTCGGACAAGAAGCCGAAGTCACCGAAGTCGGACAGGTGCTGTCCGTCGGTGACGGCATTGCCCGCGTCTACGGTCTGGACAACGTCCAGGCCGGTGAGATGGTCGAGTTCGAGAACGGCACGCGCGGCATGGCGCTGAACCTCGAAACCGACAATGTCGGCGTCGTGATCTTCGGCGCCGACCGCGAGATCAAGGAAGGCCAGACCGTCAAGCGCACCCGCTCGATCGTCGACACGCCGGTCGGCAAGGGCCTGCTCGGCCGCGTCGTCGACGCGCTCGGCAATCCGATCGACGGCAAGGGTCCGATCCAGGCGACCGAGCGCAAGCGCGTCGACGTCAAGGCCCCCGGCATCATCCCGCGCAAGTCGGTGAACGAGCCGATGGCGACGGGCCTCAAGGCGATCGACGCCCTGATCCCGGTCGGCCGCGGCCAGCGCGAACTGATCATCGGCGACCGTCAGACCGGCAAGACCGCGATCGCGCTCGACACCATCCTGAACCAGAAGCCGCTCAACGTCGAAGGCGCGCCGGAAGCCCAGAAGCTGTACTGCGTCTACGTCGCGGTCGGCCAGAAGCGTTCGACCGTCGCGCAGTTCGTCAAGGTGCTCGAAGAGCAGGGCGCGCTGGAATATTCGATCGTCGTCGCCGCCACCGCCTCCGACCCGGCGCCGATGCAGTACATCGCGCCGTTCACCGGCTGCACGATGGGCGAGTACTTCCGCGACAACGGCATGCACGCCGTGATCATCTATGACGATCTGTCCAAGCAGGCCGTCGCCTATCGCCAGATGTCGCTGCTGCTGCGCCGCCCGCCGGGCCGCGAAGCCTATCCGGGCGACGTGTTCTATCTGCACTCCCGCCTGCTGGAGCGCGCCGCGAAGCTGAATGACGATCACGGCTCGGGCTCGCTGACCGCGCTGCCGGTCATCGAAACCCAGGCCAACGACGTGTCGGCCTACATCCCGACCAACGTGATTTCGATCACCGATGGTCAGATCTTCCTGGAAACCGATCTGTTCTTCCAGGGCATCCGCCCGGCGGTGAACGTCGGTCTGTCGGTGTCGCGCGTCGGATCGTCGGCGCAGACCAAGGCGATGAAGAAGGTCGCCGGCAAGATCAAGGGCGAGCTCGCGCAGTACCGCGAAATGGCGGCGTTCGCGCAGTTCGGCTCCGACCTCGACGCCTCGACCCAGCGCCTGCTGAACCGTGGCGCCCGACTGACCGAACTCCTGAAGCAGCCGCAGTTCTCGCCGCTGAAGATGGAAGAGCAGGTCGTGGTGATCTACGCCGGCGTCAACGGCTATCTCGACGCGCTCCCGGTCGCCAAGGTGCGTGCCTTCGAGGACGGCCTGCTGTCGCTGCTGCGCGGCAAGGAAGTCGGCATTCTGGACGCGATCCGCACCAGCCGCGACCTCTCCGACGACACCGCCGCCAAGCTCAAGTCGGTCGTCGAGAGCTACGCCAAGACGTTCGCGTAA
- the atpD gene encoding F0F1 ATP synthase subunit beta encodes MATPANQTGRITQVIGAVVDVQFEGHLPAILNAIETKNGDNRLVLEVAQHLGESTVRTIAMDTTEGLVRGQEVTDTGNPIMVPVGVGTLGRIMNVIGEPVDEQGPVANEGLRPIHAEAPTYTDQSTEAEILVTGIKVVDLLAPYAKGGKIGLFGGAGVGKTVLIQELINNVAKAHGGYSVFAGVGERTREGNDLYHEFIESGVNKKGGGEGSKCALVYGQMNEPPGARARVALSGLTVAEHFRDQGQDVLFFVDNIFRFTQAGSEVSALLGRIPSAVGYQPTLATDMGALQERITTTHKGSITSVQAIYVPADDLTDPAPATSFAHLDATTVLNRAISEKGIYPAVDPLDSTSRMLSPLIVGEEHYQTARMVQQVLQKYKSLQDIIAILGMDELSEEDKLAVARARKIERFLSQPFFVAEIFTGSPGKFVDLADTIKGFRAICEGKYDHLPEAAFYMVGAIEEAVEKGKKLAAEAA; translated from the coding sequence ATGGCTACACCCGCCAATCAGACCGGACGCATCACCCAGGTCATCGGCGCCGTCGTCGACGTGCAGTTCGAAGGCCACCTGCCGGCCATTCTGAACGCGATCGAGACCAAGAACGGCGACAACCGTCTGGTGCTCGAAGTCGCCCAGCATCTCGGCGAATCGACCGTCCGCACCATCGCGATGGACACCACCGAGGGTCTGGTGCGCGGCCAGGAAGTCACCGACACCGGCAACCCGATCATGGTGCCGGTCGGCGTCGGCACGCTCGGCCGCATCATGAACGTCATCGGCGAGCCGGTCGACGAACAGGGTCCGGTGGCCAATGAAGGCCTTCGCCCGATCCACGCGGAAGCCCCGACCTACACCGACCAGTCGACCGAAGCCGAAATTCTGGTCACCGGCATCAAGGTCGTCGACCTGCTGGCGCCCTACGCCAAAGGCGGCAAGATCGGCCTGTTCGGCGGCGCCGGCGTCGGCAAGACCGTGCTGATCCAGGAACTGATCAACAACGTCGCCAAGGCTCACGGCGGCTACTCGGTGTTCGCCGGCGTCGGCGAGCGCACCCGCGAAGGCAACGACCTCTATCACGAGTTCATCGAATCGGGCGTGAACAAGAAGGGCGGCGGCGAAGGCTCGAAGTGCGCTCTCGTCTACGGCCAGATGAACGAGCCGCCGGGCGCCCGCGCCCGCGTCGCGCTGTCGGGTCTGACCGTCGCCGAGCATTTCCGCGACCAGGGCCAGGACGTGCTGTTCTTCGTCGACAACATCTTCCGCTTCACCCAGGCCGGCTCGGAAGTGTCGGCGCTGCTCGGTCGTATTCCGTCGGCGGTGGGCTATCAGCCGACGCTCGCGACCGACATGGGCGCGCTGCAGGAGCGCATCACCACCACCCATAAGGGCTCGATCACCTCGGTGCAGGCGATCTACGTGCCGGCCGACGACTTGACCGACCCGGCGCCCGCCACCTCGTTCGCGCATCTTGACGCCACCACCGTGCTCAACCGCGCGATCTCGGAAAAGGGCATCTACCCGGCGGTCGATCCGCTCGACTCGACCTCGCGCATGCTGTCGCCGCTGATCGTCGGCGAGGAGCACTACCAGACCGCCCGTATGGTCCAGCAGGTGCTGCAGAAGTACAAGTCGCTGCAGGACATCATCGCCATTCTCGGCATGGACGAACTGTCCGAAGAGGACAAGCTCGCGGTCGCCCGCGCCCGCAAGATCGAGCGCTTCCTGTCGCAGCCGTTCTTCGTCGCCGAGATCTTCACCGGCTCGCCGGGTAAGTTCGTCGACCTCGCCGACACCATCAAGGGCTTCCGCGCGATCTGCGAAGGCAAGTACGACCATCTGCCGGAAGCGGCGTTCTACATGGTCGGTGCCATCGAAGAAGCCGTCGAGAAGGGCAAGAAGCTGGCCGCGGAAGCGGCCTGA
- a CDS encoding RNA pyrophosphohydrolase, whose protein sequence is MSTSPLLDPLPYRRNVGIALFNAEGRVLIGRRFRDDGPEIILPGLEWQMPQGGIDEGEEPQAAVMRELWEETGVRHAEMLGATDWMTYDFPPYDGPPHRLGHFRGQRQKWFALRFTGDERDIDPLAVRNDMPPEFDAWRWERLDRVADLVVPFRREVYREVANSFAQFV, encoded by the coding sequence GTGAGCACGAGCCCACTTCTCGACCCGCTGCCGTACCGGCGCAATGTCGGAATCGCGCTGTTCAATGCCGAAGGTCGCGTGCTGATCGGCCGCCGCTTCCGCGACGACGGCCCGGAGATCATCCTGCCCGGCCTCGAATGGCAGATGCCGCAAGGCGGCATCGACGAAGGCGAAGAGCCGCAGGCGGCGGTGATGCGCGAATTGTGGGAAGAGACCGGCGTACGACATGCCGAGATGCTCGGCGCGACCGACTGGATGACTTACGACTTCCCGCCCTATGACGGCCCGCCGCATCGGCTCGGGCATTTTCGCGGCCAGCGCCAGAAATGGTTCGCGCTGCGCTTCACCGGCGACGAGCGCGACATCGACCCGCTCGCGGTTCGAAACGACATGCCGCCGGAATTCGACGCCTGGCGCTGGGAGCGGCTCGACCGCGTCGCCGATCTGGTGGTGCCGTTCCGGCGCGAGGTCTACCGCGAAGTGGCAAACAGCTTCGCGCAGTTCGTCTAG
- a CDS encoding F0F1 ATP synthase subunit epsilon: protein MATFHFDLVSPEQVAFSGEVDQVDIPGAEGDFGVLAGHAPVVAVIRPGILTVTAGGAQQKIVVLGGIAEVSDKGLTVLADVATATADIDMRDFAETITTMEQQLPGKVGDELDRSIERLDHYKSIQHQLSTTAMH, encoded by the coding sequence ATGGCCACCTTCCACTTCGATCTGGTTTCGCCCGAACAGGTTGCCTTCTCCGGCGAGGTCGATCAGGTCGACATCCCGGGCGCCGAGGGCGATTTCGGCGTGCTCGCCGGCCACGCGCCGGTGGTGGCGGTGATCCGCCCCGGCATTCTCACGGTGACCGCCGGCGGCGCGCAGCAGAAGATCGTGGTGCTGGGCGGCATCGCCGAAGTGTCCGACAAGGGCCTGACCGTGCTGGCCGACGTCGCCACCGCGACCGCCGATATCGACATGCGGGACTTCGCCGAGACGATCACCACCATGGAGCAGCAGCTCCCCGGCAAGGTCGGCGACGAACTCGACCGCTCGATCGAGCGGCTGGATCACTACAAGAGCATCCAGCACCAGCTCTCCACCACCGCGATGCACTGA
- a CDS encoding septal ring lytic transglycosylase RlpA family protein, translating into MTNAKKSPPGIVARPRTAAALIAATVLLSGAAVTEASARSKHRTHHHGHHQRHHVQNDWRNANATLESSGGGRTFSGVASYYGSESGNRTASGQRFNASAMTAAHRSLPFGTKLRVTHGGRSVVVTINDRGPFIRGRVLDLSTGAARAIGLTSRGVGRVVAEVM; encoded by the coding sequence ATGACTAACGCCAAGAAGTCTCCGCCGGGAATCGTAGCCCGGCCACGCACCGCGGCTGCTCTGATCGCCGCAACGGTTCTGCTGAGCGGAGCGGCCGTCACTGAAGCTTCGGCGCGATCGAAGCACCGGACTCATCATCACGGCCATCATCAGCGCCATCACGTCCAGAACGACTGGCGCAACGCCAATGCCACGCTCGAATCAAGCGGCGGCGGTCGTACCTTCTCGGGCGTCGCGTCTTACTACGGCAGTGAATCCGGCAACCGCACCGCATCGGGCCAGCGCTTCAACGCCAGCGCCATGACGGCAGCCCATCGCAGCCTGCCGTTCGGCACCAAGCTGCGCGTCACCCATGGCGGCCGCAGCGTCGTCGTCACCATCAACGATCGCGGCCCGTTCATTCGCGGCCGTGTGCTCGATCTGTCGACCGGCGCCGCGCGCGCGATCGGTCTGACCAGCCGCGGGGTCGGCCGGGTCGTCGCGGAAGTGATGTAA
- a CDS encoding F0F1 ATP synthase subunit gamma, with translation MASLKDMRVRIASTKATQKITKAMQMVAASKLRRAQMAAEAARPYAEKMDSVISNIAGAAAGSPGAPVLLAGTGKDHVHLLLVCTGERGLSGAFNSSIVRLARERAFALMNQGKEVKIFCVGRKGYEQLRRNFDKQIIENLELRSVRQLGFVNAEDIAKKVIARFNNGEFDVCTLFYSRFKSVISQIPTAQQLIPLVVEAPAAGSVATSYEYEPEEDEILSTLLPRNLAVQIFRALLENNASFYGAQMSAMDNATRNAGDMIRKQTLIYNRTRQAMITKELIEIISGAEAI, from the coding sequence ATGGCTTCACTTAAAGACATGCGCGTCCGCATCGCCTCGACCAAGGCGACGCAGAAGATCACCAAGGCGATGCAGATGGTCGCGGCCTCCAAGCTGCGCCGCGCCCAGATGGCTGCGGAAGCCGCCAGGCCTTACGCCGAGAAGATGGACTCGGTGATCTCGAACATCGCCGGCGCCGCGGCGGGCTCGCCCGGCGCGCCGGTGCTGCTCGCCGGCACCGGCAAGGATCATGTCCATCTGCTGCTGGTCTGCACCGGCGAGCGCGGCCTGTCCGGCGCGTTCAACTCCTCGATCGTCCGCCTCGCCCGCGAGCGCGCTTTTGCGCTGATGAACCAGGGCAAGGAAGTCAAAATCTTCTGCGTCGGCCGCAAGGGCTATGAGCAGCTCCGCCGTAACTTCGACAAGCAGATCATCGAGAACCTCGAGCTGCGCTCGGTGCGCCAGCTCGGTTTCGTCAACGCCGAGGACATCGCCAAGAAGGTGATCGCCCGCTTCAACAACGGCGAGTTCGACGTCTGCACGCTGTTCTATTCGCGCTTCAAATCGGTGATCTCGCAGATCCCGACCGCGCAGCAACTGATCCCGCTGGTGGTCGAGGCGCCGGCCGCGGGCTCCGTCGCCACCTCCTACGAATACGAGCCGGAAGAGGACGAGATCCTCTCGACGCTGCTGCCGCGCAACCTCGCGGTTCAGATCTTCCGCGCGCTCCTGGAAAACAACGCGTCGTTCTACGGCGCCCAGATGAGCGCGATGGACAACGCCACCCGCAACGCCGGCGACATGATCAGGAAGCAGACGCTGATCTACAACCGGACCCGGCAGGCGATGATCACCAAGGAACTGATCGAGATCATCTCGGGCGCCGAGGCGATCTGA